A window of the Candidatus Nitrosotalea okcheonensis genome harbors these coding sequences:
- the trpD gene encoding anthranilate phosphoribosyltransferase, whose amino-acid sequence MITEYIAKMSLNKNLSHDEMSQIMDDILAGKVSVDKTLSFLEALTEKGETDQELGAMLDKMQQNAIHIHPRINQKIIDVCGTGGDRMHTFNISTTASFVIAASGIVVAKHGNRSVSGISGSADIFEYFGYDLNMKPNQVQEIIERFGIGFMFAPQFHPAMRNVADARKRLDRRTAFNLLGPLCNPAQVKHQLVGVYSKEYLNRVISLLESRGSVSVMTVISEDGLDELSTSSKNYIYQLNKGEVTSSVLDPAELGLNKAKLSDFQVSTKEEAINAFVTVLNGTAKKTMIEITALNAAAGLIVGGFSEKFDEALQISLQSIKNGNAYNLFKDFVKHCGDVTKLEAFEKK is encoded by the coding sequence ATGATCACAGAATATATCGCCAAAATGTCTTTGAACAAAAACCTCAGCCATGACGAAATGTCTCAAATCATGGATGACATATTGGCTGGAAAAGTCTCTGTTGACAAGACTCTAAGTTTTCTTGAAGCGCTGACCGAAAAGGGAGAGACTGATCAAGAGCTTGGTGCAATGCTTGACAAGATGCAGCAAAATGCAATACACATACACCCAAGGATAAATCAAAAAATCATAGATGTCTGCGGAACTGGTGGAGACAGAATGCACACATTCAACATTTCAACGACCGCATCATTTGTCATTGCTGCATCAGGAATAGTAGTTGCAAAACATGGGAACCGATCAGTCTCCGGCATAAGTGGAAGTGCGGACATTTTCGAATATTTTGGATATGATCTCAACATGAAACCAAACCAAGTTCAAGAAATAATTGAAAGATTTGGGATTGGCTTCATGTTTGCCCCTCAGTTCCACCCTGCCATGAGAAACGTCGCTGATGCGAGAAAACGCCTTGACAGGAGAACTGCATTTAATTTGCTTGGTCCCTTGTGCAATCCAGCCCAAGTAAAGCATCAACTTGTGGGAGTATATTCAAAAGAATATCTCAATCGTGTCATATCCCTTTTAGAGTCAAGAGGATCTGTAAGCGTGATGACGGTAATTTCAGAAGACGGTCTTGATGAATTATCTACATCATCCAAAAATTACATTTATCAACTAAACAAGGGCGAGGTCACTAGCTCTGTACTGGACCCTGCGGAACTTGGCTTGAACAAGGCCAAACTTTCAGATTTCCAAGTGTCTACAAAAGAAGAGGCGATAAACGCCTTTGTTACAGTCCTTAATGGAACTGCCAAGAAAACAATGATTGAGATAACTGCACTCAATGCCGCAGCAGGATTGATTGTAGGAGGATTCTCAGAAAAATTTGATGAAGCGTTGCAGATTTCGCTCCAATCAATTAAAAATGGCAATGCATACAATCTCTTCAAAGACTTTGTGAAACATTGCGGTGATGTTACAAAGTTGGAGGCTTTTGAGAAAAAATG
- a CDS encoding anthranilate synthase component II — MKFLIIDNYDSFVYNIAQLLGELNVESDVIRNDKITIEDIKKGNYDAIIISPGPGTPEDEKYFGICTKVIKELGPIKPILGVCLGHQGIIHAFGGKVVNAGNVRHGKTSPVEHTKSPLFEGVQNPFRATRYHSLVGDKTVIPDDLQVTAIAQDDNEVMAISHKKYLIEGVQFHPESIMTDEGKKILSNFIKLVQK; from the coding sequence ATGAAATTTTTGATAATTGACAATTATGATTCATTTGTGTATAACATTGCTCAGTTGCTAGGCGAGCTAAACGTAGAGTCGGATGTAATAAGAAATGACAAGATAACAATAGAGGACATCAAGAAAGGAAACTATGATGCAATAATAATTTCTCCCGGACCTGGAACACCAGAAGATGAGAAATATTTTGGCATATGCACCAAAGTGATAAAGGAACTTGGACCTATAAAACCAATACTTGGGGTATGTCTTGGCCATCAGGGAATCATACATGCGTTTGGTGGCAAAGTAGTCAATGCAGGAAATGTAAGACATGGAAAGACAAGCCCAGTAGAGCATACCAAGTCTCCACTCTTTGAGGGGGTACAAAATCCATTTCGGGCAACTCGATACCATTCACTGGTAGGAGACAAGACAGTGATTCCAGATGATCTTCAGGTAACTGCCATTGCGCAAGACGACAATGAAGTAATGGCAATAAGTCACAAAAAATACCTAATAGAAGGAGTCCAGTTCCATCCCGAATCAATAATGACTGACGAGGGCAAGAAGATCCTAAGCAACTTTATCAAATTGGTGCAAAAATGA
- a CDS encoding anthranilate synthase component I family protein, translating into MATFGHSSLKIIPLDYTGSQFDLYNNISHQFEHSFFFESLTGPEELAETSLIGFDPSVIIKGYFDKVVLHYKNGGSMTIHTSDPLSEIKKLVYQVPDQKYRYVGGAVGIINYDAIRLWENIPDSHKDSDEPLMEFGIYTDGILYDNKEKRSFYFYYDKNRIEKISYASVDCGKFSVSEISENLNQDKFTEMITQAKKYIQTGDIFQVVLSRKFNFYVDGDYLKVYKILRQINPSPYLYHMKLGKRTIIGSSPEMLLRITGNQVETFPIAGTRPITSDEKRNEELKNEMLHDEKELAEHTMLVDLGRNDIGRVCRYGSVHVKELMAVKKFSHVQHIVTHVVGTLDKKYDMYDAIKAVFPAGTVSGAPKIRAMEIIDELEPDARGPYAGAVGYFSFNGCCDFAIGIRSIFMNGSKGFIQAGAGIVTDSVPQNEWMETEHKANAMITALKEATR; encoded by the coding sequence GTGGCCACATTTGGGCATTCAAGCCTTAAGATAATACCCCTAGACTATACTGGCTCTCAATTTGATTTATACAACAACATATCACATCAATTCGAGCATTCTTTCTTCTTTGAATCCCTCACAGGACCAGAAGAGTTGGCAGAGACATCACTGATTGGTTTTGACCCATCAGTGATAATCAAGGGATATTTTGACAAAGTTGTACTCCATTACAAAAATGGTGGCTCTATGACTATTCATACAAGTGATCCTTTGTCTGAGATTAAGAAGCTGGTATACCAGGTACCTGATCAGAAATACAGGTACGTTGGAGGGGCAGTTGGAATTATCAACTATGATGCAATCAGATTATGGGAAAACATTCCAGATTCCCACAAGGATTCTGACGAACCATTGATGGAGTTTGGAATCTATACAGACGGCATACTTTACGACAACAAAGAAAAAAGATCATTTTATTTTTATTATGATAAAAATAGAATTGAAAAAATATCATACGCTAGTGTAGACTGTGGTAAGTTTTCAGTTTCAGAAATTTCGGAAAATTTGAATCAGGACAAGTTTACAGAAATGATAACACAGGCAAAAAAATACATTCAGACTGGAGACATTTTTCAAGTAGTGCTTTCAAGAAAATTTAATTTCTATGTGGACGGAGATTATCTCAAAGTATACAAGATTCTGCGCCAGATAAACCCATCACCATATCTTTACCACATGAAACTAGGAAAGAGAACAATAATTGGTTCTAGTCCAGAAATGTTATTGCGCATTACAGGAAACCAAGTTGAGACATTCCCTATTGCAGGTACAAGACCAATTACAAGCGATGAGAAAAGAAACGAAGAGCTGAAAAATGAAATGCTGCACGATGAAAAAGAGCTTGCAGAGCATACCATGCTAGTGGACCTTGGCAGAAATGACATTGGTAGAGTGTGCAGATATGGTTCAGTACATGTCAAAGAACTGATGGCTGTAAAAAAATTCAGCCATGTCCAACATATTGTGACTCATGTAGTTGGAACTTTGGATAAAAAATATGACATGTATGATGCCATTAAGGCAGTCTTTCCCGCAGGAACAGTCTCTGGCGCACCAAAGATACGAGCAATGGAGATAATTGATGAGCTCGAACCTGATGCAAGAGGACCTTATGCAGGGGCAGTTGGATATTTTTCATTTAACGGTTGTTGTGATTTTGCAATTGGAATAAGAAGCATCTTCATGAACGGCTCGAAGGGTTTCATACAAGCAGGAGCAGGCATAGTGACAGACTCGGTACCACAAAATGAATGGATGGAGACAGAGCACAAGGCAAATGCAATGATAACAGCCCTCAAGGAGGCAACAAGATGA
- the ilvD gene encoding dihydroxy-acid dehydratase produces the protein MEISSRNVVDGPSRAPHRAMYKAMGLDDNDLGKPFIGVSHSGNEATPCNIHLGRLATHAKAGVESAGGTPREFSTIAVSDGIAMGHEGMKSSLVSREIIADSIELMVRAHQYDGLVGIAGCDKSLPGTMMGMARLNLPSVFAYGGTIMPGVFEGKQVTVQDVYEAVGAYDAGNLTLEALKNLENVACPNSGSCGGMYTANTMASISEAIGIALPGNASPPAEDPRREKMIYESGKAVMNLLETGIRPKDIFTFEAFENAIVVANAIGGSTNAVLHLLALSREIGVKLTLDDFERIRKKTPHIADMRPGGTYVMLDLDKIGGIPLLMKSLQKKNLIHENAITVTGKTVKQNLDSMQIPFDASQKVLKSIEFPIHEVGTLTILRGSLAPDGAVVKIAGVHTKEFRGKAKVFDREEDAFDAISKRQIKEQDVVIIRYEGPKGGPGMREMLGVTAALVGQNLGEKVALITDGRFSGATRGFMIGHVAPEAAVGGNIALVKDGDEIVINLEKNTIDMIVSENELVQRRKEWRPRKPNYETGALAKFASLVSSAAEGAITRPIW, from the coding sequence ATGGAGATATCTAGCAGAAACGTAGTCGATGGTCCCTCGAGAGCACCACACAGAGCTATGTACAAGGCAATGGGTTTAGACGACAATGATTTAGGAAAACCATTCATCGGCGTATCCCACAGCGGAAATGAGGCAACCCCATGCAACATCCATCTTGGAAGATTGGCAACTCATGCAAAGGCAGGAGTAGAATCTGCCGGAGGTACGCCCAGAGAATTTTCCACAATTGCAGTAAGTGATGGTATTGCAATGGGCCATGAAGGTATGAAGTCATCTCTTGTTAGCAGGGAAATTATTGCAGATTCAATTGAATTAATGGTTAGAGCACATCAGTATGACGGATTGGTTGGAATTGCGGGTTGTGATAAAAGCCTTCCAGGTACAATGATGGGAATGGCTCGTCTTAACCTACCATCAGTCTTTGCATACGGTGGTACAATCATGCCGGGAGTTTTTGAAGGAAAACAGGTTACAGTCCAGGACGTCTATGAAGCAGTAGGAGCATACGATGCAGGAAATCTAACATTAGAAGCTTTGAAAAACTTAGAAAATGTAGCATGTCCCAATTCAGGCTCATGTGGGGGAATGTATACAGCAAACACAATGGCCTCAATTAGTGAGGCAATTGGAATAGCTCTTCCAGGAAATGCATCCCCACCAGCAGAGGATCCAAGAAGAGAAAAAATGATATACGAAAGTGGCAAGGCTGTAATGAATTTACTTGAAACAGGAATTAGGCCAAAAGATATTTTTACATTTGAAGCATTTGAGAACGCCATTGTAGTGGCCAACGCCATAGGTGGGTCTACAAATGCAGTATTGCACTTGCTTGCATTATCTCGTGAGATAGGGGTAAAACTCACATTGGATGATTTTGAAAGAATCAGAAAAAAGACACCACACATTGCAGACATGAGACCTGGAGGAACATATGTCATGCTTGATCTTGACAAGATAGGTGGAATCCCATTGCTAATGAAAAGTTTGCAAAAGAAAAATCTCATCCACGAGAATGCCATCACTGTAACAGGCAAAACAGTCAAACAGAATCTTGATTCAATGCAGATACCATTTGATGCAAGCCAGAAGGTGTTAAAGTCAATCGAGTTCCCAATTCACGAGGTTGGAACTCTTACAATACTTAGAGGCTCACTGGCTCCAGATGGAGCAGTAGTAAAAATTGCAGGCGTTCATACAAAAGAATTCAGAGGCAAGGCCAAAGTCTTTGACAGGGAAGAGGATGCATTTGATGCAATATCCAAACGACAGATAAAAGAACAAGATGTTGTCATAATAAGATATGAAGGTCCAAAGGGAGGACCTGGAATGCGAGAAATGCTAGGAGTAACTGCTGCTTTGGTTGGACAAAATTTGGGTGAAAAAGTTGCATTGATAACAGATGGAAGGTTTTCAGGTGCAACAAGAGGATTCATGATAGGTCATGTTGCTCCAGAGGCAGCAGTAGGAGGAAATATTGCTCTTGTAAAAGATGGGGATGAAATTGTCATCAACCTTGAGAAAAATACCATAGACATGATTGTTTCAGAAAATGAACTTGTGCAACGAAGAAAAGAATGGAGACCAAGAAAACCAAATTACGAGACTGGCGCTCTTGCAAAATTTGCATCACTGGTATCCTCTGCAGCAGAGGGTGCAATAACGAGGCCAATCTGGTGA
- a CDS encoding RNA-guided endonuclease InsQ/TnpB family protein — MTIKSVKQIHTFPDEIQSMMETFKDMVNYCIRIGISENISNLNKFSPLHYKDLSQFNIQSYYKLTAMSQAMGRLAQRKKDMKKGRIVKSPYISKPYLVSCYGFKITGMLLSFPMYHGDKFLVKLNEYTMSQLENAEPRSFVITPDSVSISVRKQVEQIIPENVIGIDRNLRNITISTPNQTVMYKTSKLLSIKENTSHVISSFKRFDVRKKKYFQKRLGNRRARRIQQHLHKISKDIISRAVQSKSMIVLEDIKCIRKLYRKGNGQGTKYRRKLNSWSFYELQRQIQYKAEWEGIPVGFIDPKRTSQLCPVCGGKLQEDRFHRRKLLCINCKRSIDRDVVASMNISYKGWSRFCHPRGLLVEAVNGNLENFRPVILQVDGSKLVETRK, encoded by the coding sequence ATGACCATAAAATCAGTAAAGCAGATTCACACATTTCCTGATGAAATCCAGTCCATGATGGAAACATTCAAGGACATGGTAAATTATTGCATAAGAATAGGGATATCTGAAAACATATCAAACCTGAATAAATTCTCGCCATTGCACTACAAGGATTTGTCCCAATTCAATATACAGTCCTACTACAAACTTACTGCCATGTCTCAGGCAATGGGCAGGCTAGCACAGAGGAAAAAAGACATGAAAAAAGGAAGAATAGTAAAATCTCCATACATCTCAAAACCATATCTGGTCTCATGCTATGGTTTTAAAATAACAGGCATGTTACTCTCATTTCCAATGTACCATGGTGACAAGTTCTTGGTCAAACTAAATGAGTACACCATGTCACAACTGGAAAATGCAGAACCAAGGTCATTTGTGATAACACCTGATTCAGTATCAATCTCAGTAAGAAAACAAGTAGAGCAAATCATTCCAGAAAACGTGATTGGGATAGACAGGAACCTCAGAAACATCACAATATCAACTCCAAATCAAACTGTAATGTACAAGACTAGCAAGTTATTATCGATAAAGGAAAACACATCTCACGTGATATCATCTTTTAAAAGATTTGACGTAAGAAAAAAGAAATATTTCCAGAAAAGATTGGGTAACAGGCGTGCAAGACGTATACAGCAGCATCTGCACAAGATATCAAAGGATATCATATCCAGGGCGGTACAATCAAAGTCAATGATAGTATTAGAAGATATCAAGTGCATCAGAAAATTATACAGAAAAGGAAACGGTCAGGGAACAAAATACAGAAGGAAATTAAACTCATGGTCGTTCTATGAACTGCAAAGACAGATACAATACAAGGCAGAATGGGAAGGAATTCCTGTTGGATTCATAGATCCTAAACGCACAAGCCAACTCTGTCCAGTATGCGGAGGCAAACTCCAAGAGGACAGGTTTCACAGACGAAAATTGTTGTGCATTAATTGTAAGAGATCAATAGACAGGGATGTAGTTGCATCCATGAACATATCTTACAAGGGGTGGAGTAGGTTTTGCCATCCTAGAGGGCTTTTAGTTGAAGCGGTGAACGGGAATCTGGAAAACTTTCGGCCAGTAATCCTGCAAGTAGATGGAAGCAAGTTGGTTGAGACTCGAAAATGA
- a CDS encoding fibronectin type III domain-containing protein — protein sequence MSKHGLYLAVLSSVIVISTGLIPAYAEVTSLKTNALFYKGGSTIYFSGTVLNTDPPNVTILVFDPTGKFILLASGNADNNHQFQIAVDTSASTNQHKFSLKGTYNATAFIANKVDGKTVNFVFSPDGSPMIPSQPTSLTASVVSSTEIDLSWTAPANSGGTQSPGYKIGRSTDGGSTWSTSVTSISSTTFADVGLTPNTTYMYRVYAVNQAGPSIPSNVISAVTLQTPGQTVTRGTTNATTNTSSSLAELLQQRLADAQRLQELLHGGNPGSANPPGRVQTLYLNETMAVNDASSSLGVQKPTNVSGNNPTQSSMNFDARLAVYPVISLVGVGIVVYILYLRRKRKPLGNTVVETKDTVVSPDVSSDQKDGDHAMMILKNRLAKGEITVDEFKALKDELSEP from the coding sequence ATGAGTAAACACGGGTTATATCTTGCAGTGCTATCATCTGTAATTGTCATATCTACTGGATTAATTCCTGCTTATGCAGAAGTAACTTCCCTCAAAACAAATGCCTTGTTTTACAAAGGCGGTAGCACAATTTACTTTTCTGGCACTGTGTTGAATACTGATCCTCCTAATGTAACTATACTAGTCTTTGATCCAACTGGCAAATTTATTTTACTTGCATCAGGGAATGCCGATAATAACCATCAATTTCAGATAGCGGTAGATACCAGCGCCTCGACTAACCAGCACAAATTTTCACTCAAGGGAACATACAACGCAACTGCCTTTATTGCAAACAAGGTAGATGGGAAAACTGTGAATTTTGTATTCTCCCCAGATGGTTCACCCATGATTCCTTCTCAACCTACATCTTTGACTGCATCAGTTGTCTCTTCGACAGAAATTGATCTCAGTTGGACTGCCCCTGCAAACTCTGGGGGCACACAATCTCCTGGATATAAAATTGGGCGTTCTACTGATGGCGGTTCAACTTGGTCTACATCAGTTACCTCCATTTCCTCTACGACATTTGCAGATGTTGGTCTTACCCCGAACACGACGTACATGTACAGAGTGTATGCCGTAAACCAAGCTGGACCAAGTATTCCATCTAATGTTATATCTGCTGTTACTTTGCAGACTCCTGGTCAAACTGTAACTCGAGGTACTACAAATGCCACAACTAACACATCTTCTTCTCTTGCTGAACTACTCCAACAAAGATTGGCTGACGCACAAAGATTGCAAGAATTACTTCATGGTGGTAATCCTGGCTCGGCAAATCCACCTGGCCGAGTTCAAACCCTTTATCTAAATGAAACCATGGCCGTAAATGATGCATCTTCAAGTCTGGGGGTGCAAAAACCTACAAACGTATCAGGAAATAATCCGACCCAAAGTAGTATGAATTTTGATGCCCGTCTTGCAGTATATCCTGTAATCTCTCTTGTGGGTGTTGGCATAGTTGTTTACATACTGTATCTTAGGAGGAAACGAAAACCATTGGGCAATACTGTCGTGGAAACGAAAGACACTGTTGTATCGCCTGATGTCTCATCTGATCAAAAAGATGGCGACCATGCCATGATGATTCTCAAAAACAGGCTAGCAAAAGGAGAGATAACTGTGGATGAGTTTAAAGCACTAAAAGATGAACTCTCCGAGCCTTAA
- a CDS encoding protein-disulfide isomerase: MGKKDREERVQERETFYQKRQKTQFKNKAIAIGILAGIIAVLGISSYNFYVLSSTVTPSGEPPGAGPLGKYHIHAGILTMIYGQQFDYSSAAYQIKSPYISFQKGNGETIHMMATNVTMGFLFDSLHIGLDDKCFTFPDKRAFCTNANYTLKFYINHHEVPDLRNYVFKDQDRMLISYGNENDTQINAQLARLDGFQLIT, translated from the coding sequence ATGGGAAAAAAAGATAGAGAAGAGCGAGTTCAGGAACGAGAGACTTTTTACCAAAAACGACAAAAGACCCAATTTAAGAACAAGGCAATAGCCATTGGTATACTAGCAGGCATTATAGCAGTACTTGGAATTTCAAGTTACAATTTTTACGTGTTATCATCAACTGTAACACCAAGTGGAGAGCCACCGGGCGCAGGCCCACTTGGCAAGTATCACATCCATGCAGGAATTTTGACAATGATTTATGGTCAACAGTTTGACTACTCATCCGCAGCTTACCAGATAAAAAGTCCATACATCAGTTTCCAGAAAGGAAACGGTGAAACAATCCACATGATGGCAACCAATGTAACAATGGGGTTTCTATTTGATTCTCTACATATAGGATTAGATGACAAGTGTTTCACATTCCCTGACAAGCGAGCATTTTGTACAAATGCCAATTATACATTAAAGTTCTACATCAACCACCATGAAGTTCCGGATCTGAGAAATTATGTCTTCAAAGATCAGGACAGAATGTTGATATCATATGGCAATGAGAATGATACACAAATCAATGCACAGTTAGCACGACTAGACGGATTCCAGTTGATCACTTAA
- a CDS encoding HIT family protein has product MDCLFCDIINRKQDAYVIFEDDTHIAIMDKYPIQKGHSLVMPKAHHEKITDMDGDDVGKLFSNIPIIARGITAVTGADGFNIGQNNGRSANQIIPHVHVHIIPRYGHIGNSWAKRMITNDNDLGELAKKIRNNIKSC; this is encoded by the coding sequence ATGGATTGTCTTTTCTGCGACATTATAAATCGAAAACAAGATGCCTATGTAATATTTGAAGATGACACGCATATTGCAATCATGGACAAGTACCCGATACAAAAAGGCCACTCGTTAGTGATGCCAAAGGCACATCATGAAAAGATAACTGATATGGATGGTGATGACGTTGGCAAATTGTTTTCAAACATTCCAATTATAGCACGTGGAATAACTGCTGTGACAGGTGCGGATGGATTTAACATTGGCCAAAACAATGGAAGGTCTGCAAATCAAATAATCCCACACGTGCATGTACACATTATTCCACGATATGGCCATATAGGAAACTCTTGGGCAAAAAGAATGATTACCAATGACAATGATCTTGGAGAGTTGGCCAAAAAGATCAGAAATAATATAAAATCATGCTAG
- a CDS encoding thioredoxin family protein — translation MEHVTLEEFDSKILGSKKVVVLFYATWCPYCSNFKPTFEAAKIGTANKVGSIIDEDENPLWDRFNIQAVPTMIVFQDGKIISRRDARKHVGLTKSDMDSIVTELA, via the coding sequence ATGGAACATGTAACTCTAGAAGAATTCGATTCCAAGATCCTTGGTAGCAAGAAGGTGGTTGTTCTTTTCTATGCAACATGGTGTCCATACTGTAGCAATTTCAAACCAACATTCGAGGCTGCAAAGATTGGGACTGCAAACAAGGTAGGCTCAATTATTGACGAAGATGAGAATCCACTCTGGGATAGATTCAACATACAAGCAGTACCCACAATGATTGTATTTCAAGATGGAAAAATAATTTCACGAAGAGATGCTAGAAAACATGTCGGTCTGACAAAATCAGACATGGATTCCATCGTTACAGAACTAGCATGA
- the prf1 gene encoding peptide chain release factor aRF-1 → MVKPKIEKQDSVKLYKLRKMLEDLSDHSGRGTELISLYVPPKKALHEVINNLREEQGTADNIKSDLTRTHVVDALSRVIQRLKLYKTSPEKGLVMFCGALPPQGGGPIGSEVIKLFEIEPPKELQTFLYRCDDHFHVDILKDMLKDDNMIGFLAIDAKDAGWGLLRGDKLDVLSETSSGVAGKHRQGGQSARRFERLREMELNEYYNRVAHTTREYFIDIYPVKGIIVSGPGPTKENFIKENYLEYRLQNNILATLDCSYAGSEGVREAFAKAQEVLTDYRMVEEKKLVDKLFNDIHFSRGLATYGLNEIIDLVKRNVVSTILITDDTNLRKIDITCRRCQHVQSEILDRPKVIPRLQELLSQPCPSCKSMDLESTERDIVDYLDLIAGQTGAKVEVITGATEYGAMLSSIGKVGAFLRYNPNQ, encoded by the coding sequence ATGGTCAAGCCCAAGATAGAAAAACAAGATTCTGTAAAACTATACAAGTTACGAAAGATGCTCGAAGACTTGTCAGACCATTCAGGACGAGGAACAGAATTAATCTCGCTTTATGTTCCTCCAAAAAAGGCACTACATGAAGTCATAAACAATCTTCGGGAAGAACAGGGAACTGCAGACAACATCAAGTCTGATCTTACAAGAACACATGTTGTAGATGCGCTATCAAGAGTAATTCAGAGACTGAAGCTGTACAAGACATCGCCTGAAAAGGGACTCGTCATGTTTTGCGGTGCACTACCACCACAGGGAGGAGGCCCAATCGGAAGCGAAGTGATAAAGTTGTTTGAGATTGAACCTCCAAAGGAATTACAGACATTTCTGTACAGATGCGATGATCATTTTCACGTAGACATACTCAAGGACATGCTAAAAGACGACAACATGATTGGTTTTTTGGCAATTGATGCAAAGGATGCAGGGTGGGGATTGTTGCGTGGTGACAAGCTAGACGTATTATCAGAGACTTCATCAGGAGTAGCGGGAAAGCACAGACAAGGAGGCCAGTCTGCAAGAAGATTTGAGAGACTGCGAGAGATGGAGCTCAATGAATATTATAACAGAGTTGCACACACAACGCGCGAATATTTCATAGATATTTATCCCGTAAAAGGCATCATAGTTTCAGGTCCGGGACCAACAAAGGAGAACTTTATCAAAGAAAACTATCTAGAGTACAGGCTTCAGAACAACATCCTTGCAACACTTGATTGCTCTTATGCAGGTTCAGAAGGGGTACGCGAGGCATTTGCCAAAGCGCAAGAGGTTCTTACGGATTATAGAATGGTGGAAGAAAAGAAACTTGTAGACAAGTTGTTCAATGACATACATTTTTCAAGAGGCCTTGCAACTTACGGTCTTAATGAAATTATTGATCTAGTAAAAAGAAATGTGGTATCCACAATATTGATTACCGATGATACAAATTTAAGAAAAATCGATATCACTTGTAGGAGATGCCAACATGTACAAAGTGAGATACTAGACCGCCCAAAAGTAATTCCAAGACTACAGGAACTACTGAGTCAACCATGCCCTAGCTGCAAAAGCATGGACTTGGAATCAACCGAACGAGATATTGTAGATTATCTGGATTTGATTGCAGGTCAAACAGGTGCAAAGGTCGAAGTCATTACAGGTGCAACAGAATATGGTGCAATGCTTTCAAGCATAGGCAAAGTTGGAGCATTTTTGAGATACAATCCAAACCAATGA
- a CDS encoding DsbA family protein, translating to MKRYYFVVIPIIITIAAVYYMTTPHENKSNELTPQMIMQNGSPILGDPNAKVTIVEFGDYQCTYCHLFHQNTKAALLQQYVDTGKVNFVFRDFPLNGPDSVWAAEAAYCAGDQDKYWQYHDELYNNWAGEKTGWVNQKSLDMFATTVGLDLDKFDKCLSNNTYKQKVLDNQKFGENIGIDGTPSFIIFSGKQITKIVGAQPLSQFQQVIDKFQNS from the coding sequence GTGAAAAGGTACTATTTCGTTGTCATTCCAATAATAATTACCATAGCTGCAGTATACTACATGACAACTCCCCATGAAAACAAGTCTAATGAATTAACTCCGCAAATGATTATGCAAAACGGATCACCGATACTAGGGGATCCTAATGCAAAGGTAACAATAGTCGAATTTGGAGATTATCAGTGTACATACTGTCACCTGTTTCACCAAAACACAAAAGCCGCATTGCTACAACAATATGTTGACACCGGCAAGGTCAACTTTGTTTTCAGAGACTTTCCACTCAACGGACCTGATTCAGTCTGGGCAGCAGAAGCAGCATACTGCGCAGGAGACCAAGACAAGTATTGGCAATATCACGACGAGTTGTACAACAACTGGGCTGGAGAAAAGACCGGGTGGGTGAACCAAAAGTCGTTGGACATGTTTGCCACAACAGTTGGCCTAGATTTAGACAAGTTTGATAAATGCCTATCAAACAATACATACAAGCAAAAAGTGTTAGACAATCAAAAGTTTGGTGAAAATATTGGCATAGATGGCACTCCATCATTTATCATATTTAGCGGCAAACAAATTACAAAGATAGTAGGTGCACAACCATTATCACAATTCCAACAAGTCATAGATAAATTTCAAAATAGCTAA